The following proteins are co-located in the Prionailurus viverrinus isolate Anna chromosome A1, UM_Priviv_1.0, whole genome shotgun sequence genome:
- the LOC125170461 gene encoding putative methyltransferase-like protein 21E, with translation MIKKTSIYSHPLVHHLMDSGTQKEKRDDDSKKVVAEIMARCFVPSLITTTSWEGFHFVGHEIRITEAMDSYGAVVWPSALVLCYFLETNVKHYNMVDKNVIEIGAGTGLVSIVASLLGAHVTATDLPELLGNLQYNISRNTKMKCKHLPQVKELSWGVALDENFPRSSNNFDYILAADVVYAHPFLEELLITFDHLCKETTVILWVMKFRLEKENKFVDRFKELFDLEEISSFPSLNIKLYKAVKKSRRSARKGKVVSRRVFL, from the exons ATGATCAAGAAAACGTCAATATATAGCCATCCATTAGTTCATCACTTAATGGATTCAGGAACTCAAAAag agAAGAGAGATGATGACAGCAAGAAAGTGGTTGCAGAGATCATGGCAAGATGTTTTGTTCCAAGTTTAATAACAACCACCTCCTGGGAgggatttcattttgttggtcATGAGATTCGAATTACTGAAGCCATGGATTCTTACGGTGCTGTCGTTTGGCCATCG gCCCTTGTTCTATGCTATTTTCTGGAAACAAATGTAAAGCACTATAATATGGTTGACAAAAATGTGATTGAAATTGGAGCTGGAACAGGGCTGGTCTCCATCGTGGCAAGTTTACTTG GTGCACATGTGACTGCCACAGATTTACCTGAATTACTTGGAAACCTGCAATATAATATTTCCCGAAACACCAAAATGAAATGTAAGCATTTGCCTCAGGTTAAAGAACTCTCCTGGGGTGTAGCTTTAGATGAGAACTTCCCCAGATCTTCCAACAATTTTGACTACATCCTGGCAGCTGATGTTGTCTACGCTCATCCTTTCCTGGAAGAACTCCTCATTACCTTTGACCATCTGTGCAAAGAAACTACCGTCATCCTCTGGGTCATGAAATTCAGgttggagaaagaaaataaatttgtagatAGATTTAAGGAGTTATTTGACCTGGAGGAGATTTCCAGTTTCCCCAGCCTGAATATTAAGTTGTATAAAGCTGTGAAGAAAAGCCGGAGGAgtgcaaggaaaggaaaggtggTTTCCAGAAGAGTGTTCCTTTAA